From Mytilus edulis chromosome 8, xbMytEdul2.2, whole genome shotgun sequence, one genomic window encodes:
- the LOC139487024 gene encoding F-box/LRR-repeat protein 21-like: MTKEFQMEENECQQRLFLTDLPMEIIIHILQFLPLSSKYRASMVCHSMYNIFNDPELWRQYEVCIESDKDNDSITIEEHDAKILISKFGKYFKILTINICGHLIGMPKDWHPVLLKLSNQCSLEKLILKVGPYYPGSESLRKKIPRPPKEDMVVLLSLIRNAKRIKQLDIQYWPFLPDYHEDQDIIKVIVRNPTFQRLEHLSILWPDSRQMLSVYQPTLPNRRMVLELVSHLKNIKSLRLRSTMLSNDLLKEFAHCERVDKLQLMKIYVTHGKSNPQFHIPFINPSSWKCLTDINPNFSVNCWVIPRVQAAVLSNMLTFDCPLSRVVFLEWSRVTDLMLESITSKYSKTLKRFELYCGLKNYDNSLIRMVEECTSLKHLVIKSCTWYGLQYRTVIKLAASRGSGWKTFLIDEKNVSIVDNIDHAENDEMVDHIENKLKGIAIDPENDDRKMKRMELKESLAAILGSEFDDRRKALIIYRNKDGVQI, encoded by the coding sequence ATGACAAAAGAATTTCAAATGGAAGAGAATGAGTGCCAGCAAAGACTATTTCTAACAGATCTGCCTATGGAAATAATTATTCATATATTACAATTTTTACCATTATCTTCAAAATACAGAGCATCTATGGTTTGTCATAGTATGTATAATATATTTAATGATCCAGAACTTTGGCGTCAGTACGAAGTGTGCATAGAAAGCGATAAAGATAATGACTCTATAACCATTGAAGAACATGATGCAAAGATACTTATATCAAAGTTTggtaaatattttaagattttaacaataaatatttgtggCCATCTTATAGGTATGCCTAAAGATTGGCATCCAGTATTATTAAAGCTCAGTAATCAATGTTCACTTGAAAAGCTGATTTTGAAAGTTGGCCCATATTATCCGGGAAGTGAAAGTTTGCGTAAAAAAATACCAAGACCACCTAAAGAAGATATGGTTGTACTATTATCTCTTATTAGAAATGCGAAGAGAATAAAGCAGCTGGATATACAATATTGGCCATTCCTTCCAGATTATCATGAGGACCAAGACATTATAAAAGTTATAGTCAGAAACCCAACATTTCAGCGATTAGAGCATCTTAGTATCCTCTGGCCCGACTCTAGACAGATGTTATCAGTTTACCAACCGACTCTACCAAACAGAAGAATGGTTTTAGAATTAGTAAGCCACCTAAAGAACATAAAAAGCTTGCGACTTAGATCGACGATGTTGTCTAATGATCTTTTGAAAGAGTTTGCACACTGCGAGCGAGTTGACAAGCTACAGTTAATGAAGATATACGTTACACATGGCAAAAGTAATCCACAATTCCACATTCCATTTATCAATCCGTCGTCATGGAAATGCCTAACCGATATCAACCCTAATTTCTCTGTGAATTGCTGGGTAATACCCAGAGTACAAGCAGCTGTCTTAAGTAATATGTTGACATTTGACTGCCCACTTtcaagagttgtctttcttgaaTGGTCCAGAGTAACTGATCTAATGCTTGAATCAATTACTTCTAAGTACAGCAAAACCTTAAAAAGGTTTGAACTGTACTGCGGATTAAAAAACTATGACAACTCCTTGATAAGGATGGTAGAAGAATGTACATCACTGAAACATCTAGTTATAAAATCATGTACATGGTATGGTTTACAATACAGAACAGTCATAAAATTAGCCGCATCACGGGGAAGTGGATGGAAAACATTTCTAATCGACGAGAAAAATGTTTCGATTGTTGACAATATCGATCATGCGGAAAATGATGAAATGGTGGATCATATAGAAAACAAGTTAAAAGGAATTGCAATAGATCCAGAAAACGATGATAGGAAGATGAAACGAATGGAACTGAAAGAGTCTTTAGCAGCCATACTAGGTTCAGAGTTTGATGACAGACGCAAAGCATTAATTATCTACAGAAATAAAGACGGAGTGCAAATATAA